Proteins encoded in a region of the Flavobacteriaceae bacterium HL-DH10 genome:
- a CDS encoding TolC family protein, protein MNKLFIIILVGILPSVIFSQSKKITLSEAIKIAQKESPDYKRNLNTNQASYWRYKNYKARFLPQLRLEATLPEFSNSVRRQTNDAGQDVFVNQNQLLLAGGLSLSQNIPLTGGTLSLYSNLEKVDLFGNNDITNYSVVPFSIRYNQSSLFYNRFKWDKKIEPLIYEESKRDFIEKMEAISINTCRRYFSLLKAQMQLNIAEKNLSNQDTLYQISQGRYKMGKIAENELLQMELSLLNSRNNVTSNTIELKRTSQNMARYLELETEDIQLKVPEELALFEVDVNKAIDEAQSNRKAVIEFRRLRLQSENNLARAKGSNRLEMNLSANIGISQFGNDFDNLFNNYNKQQYVSLRFGIPIFDWGVSKSERKMAEANLDLTNNDIEQDKQEFEQEIYLHVLNWSSKRDFLVTAQKAKEIAEKSYDITKKRYVLGKVTITDLNISQEKKDQAIVKYLDSLEAFWIDYYTLRQLTLYDFLNDKKIEAEDILYN, encoded by the coding sequence ATGAACAAACTATTTATTATTATCCTAGTTGGTATTCTACCATCAGTTATTTTTTCACAATCAAAAAAAATAACACTATCTGAAGCTATTAAAATAGCACAAAAAGAATCTCCAGATTATAAAAGAAATTTAAACACAAACCAAGCAAGCTATTGGAGGTATAAAAATTACAAAGCGCGCTTTTTACCACAACTTAGATTAGAAGCAACATTACCTGAGTTTAGTAATTCTGTTAGGAGGCAAACTAATGATGCAGGTCAAGATGTTTTTGTAAATCAAAATCAATTATTATTAGCAGGAGGTTTGTCTTTATCTCAAAATATTCCATTAACAGGCGGTACGTTATCTTTATACTCAAATTTAGAAAAAGTAGACCTTTTTGGGAATAATGATATTACAAATTATTCTGTAGTTCCCTTTTCTATTAGATATAATCAAAGTTCACTTTTCTATAATAGGTTTAAATGGGATAAAAAAATTGAACCTTTAATTTATGAAGAATCTAAACGTGATTTTATTGAAAAAATGGAAGCTATTTCAATAAATACCTGCCGTCGTTATTTTAGTCTGCTCAAAGCGCAAATGCAATTAAATATAGCTGAGAAAAACTTATCAAATCAAGATACACTATATCAAATTTCACAAGGACGGTATAAAATGGGAAAAATTGCTGAGAACGAATTATTACAAATGGAGTTATCCTTATTAAATTCTAGAAATAATGTCACTAGCAATACTATTGAACTTAAGAGGACTTCTCAAAATATGGCACGTTATTTAGAATTAGAAACTGAAGACATTCAATTAAAAGTACCTGAAGAATTAGCGCTTTTTGAAGTGGATGTTAATAAAGCTATTGACGAAGCTCAATCAAACAGAAAAGCTGTTATTGAATTTAGAAGATTGAGATTACAGTCTGAAAATAATTTAGCACGAGCAAAAGGGAGTAATAGATTAGAAATGAACCTTAGTGCAAACATAGGAATATCTCAGTTTGGCAATGATTTTGACAACTTATTCAATAATTATAATAAGCAACAATACGTATCATTAAGATTTGGTATTCCAATTTTTGATTGGGGTGTTTCAAAATCAGAACGTAAAATGGCTGAAGCTAATTTAGATTTAACAAACAACGATATTGAACAAGACAAACAAGAATTTGAACAAGAAATTTATTTACATGTTCTAAATTGGTCAAGTAAAAGAGACTTTTTAGTTACAGCACAAAAAGCAAAAGAAATAGCTGAAAAGAGTTATGATATCACTAAAAAAAGATATGTTTTAGGTAAAGTTACTATTACAGATTTAAATATCAGTCAAGAAAAAAAAGACCAAGCTATTGTAAAATATTTAGATTCTTTAGAAGCTTTTTGGATTGATTACTATACATTAAGACAACTCACGCTATATGATTTTTTAAATGATAAAAAAATAGAAGCAGAAGATATTCTTTATAATTAA
- the murQ gene encoding N-acetylmuramic acid 6-phosphate etherase codes for MSFIKTTEQDSNYSHLEKMDISSLLSNINKEDKTVPLAVEKAIPQIEKLVTTIVTKLKDGGRLFYIGAGTSGRLGILDASECPPTFGVSHNLVIGLIAGGDTAIRKAVEFAEDSLTQGWEDLKAYNISNKDVVVGIAASGTTPYVIAALENCNKNNMTTGCITCNKNSPLSQTAQFPVEVIVGPEFVTGSSRMKAGTAQKLVLNMITTTTMIQLGHIKGNKMVDMQLSNNKLVDRGTKMIMTELNISQEKAKDLLNTYKNVRSAIKNYKDGN; via the coding sequence ATGAGCTTTATTAAAACTACCGAGCAAGATTCAAACTACAGCCATCTGGAAAAAATGGATATATCTTCATTATTAAGTAATATTAATAAAGAGGATAAAACGGTGCCTCTAGCTGTAGAAAAAGCCATTCCTCAAATAGAAAAACTGGTTACTACTATAGTAACTAAGCTAAAAGATGGTGGTCGATTGTTTTATATAGGAGCAGGAACTAGCGGTCGCTTAGGCATATTAGATGCCTCAGAATGCCCTCCTACATTTGGTGTTTCTCATAATCTAGTTATAGGTTTAATTGCTGGTGGAGATACTGCTATTAGAAAAGCTGTAGAGTTTGCAGAAGATTCACTAACACAGGGATGGGAAGATTTAAAAGCATATAATATTTCTAACAAAGATGTTGTGGTTGGTATAGCTGCATCTGGTACTACCCCCTATGTAATTGCTGCATTAGAAAATTGCAATAAAAATAATATGACTACAGGATGTATTACTTGTAATAAAAATAGTCCTTTATCTCAAACAGCTCAATTTCCTGTAGAAGTTATTGTGGGACCTGAATTTGTAACTGGAAGCTCACGAATGAAAGCTGGAACCGCACAAAAACTAGTTCTTAATATGATAACCACAACAACCATGATTCAACTGGGACATATTAAAGGAAATAAAATGGTGGATATGCAATTAAGCAATAATAAACTAGTTGATAGAGGGACAAAAATGATAATGACAGAGCTTAATATTTCTCAGGAAAAAGCAAAAGATTTACTAAATACATATAAAAACGTACGTTCAGCAATAAAAAACTATAAGGATGGAAACTAA
- a CDS encoding DUF6095 family protein: METKKTDKILLFKGIKLLIFAALSLFMGPTLMTMALSDKENSLYIPLLIVACLICAMAVFLIFKGIKIIMSSMFDKK, encoded by the coding sequence ATGGAAACTAAAAAAACAGATAAAATATTACTTTTTAAAGGCATCAAACTTTTGATATTCGCAGCCCTAAGCCTTTTCATGGGACCAACTTTAATGACTATGGCGCTTTCTGATAAAGAAAATTCACTTTATATTCCTTTATTAATTGTGGCTTGCTTAATATGTGCTATGGCAGTATTCTTAATATTTAAAGGAATTAAAATCATTATGTCGAGCATGTTTGATAAAAAATAA
- a CDS encoding helix-turn-helix domain-containing protein, producing MLINKELELAWEFVNNTNRSVFLTGKAGTGKTTFLHKLKMNSLKRMVVVAPTGVAAINAKGVTIHSFFQMPFGPILPDTDLNASKGFNRKFSKTKINIIKSMDLLIIDEISMVRADLLDGIDKTLRRFRVRNKVFGGVQLLMIGDLQQLSPVIRENEWELLKPFYKNSFFFSSHAYEACNAVTIELKHIYRQENPMFIKILNEIRNNELTEASAEELNKRHIPNFIPEPDAGYISLTTHNNKAETTNKVELDKLNTNTHIYKAKVEGKFPEFSFPNNEAISLKVGAQVMFIKNDSSPDKRYYNGKIGKVILLDTDEVVVHCPDDDFNIVTTPEVWENINYTVDDETKAIREEKIGSFTQMPLRLAWAITIHKSQGLTFENAIIDAQGAFAHGQTYVALSRCKTLEGLVLKSKIHSSQIISDVHVISFNKNAEENEPDEHVLVASQQAFQLDLIFDIFNFYEFLYPLNRVLDIYYKNRTSIEGKVEVPLLAIKDCIASFLKVSHSFNSQLKQLLEKDVLPEFSEPIQGRFKKAIHYFKTETEEKIVGSLKSFSFTTDNKTVNTDIIKNIDIIEELLATKLLFFNGLLDDFSTKIFLELRTKAVFLAKDKPKKTRKTVIDGTTNVELFEILRVLRNEIASEKDLIHYQVFSQKALYEMCETLPVTKEELLLVHGMGKVRVEKYGSLILKTIIDFCEENDIEVSKPQDIFENEKPKTKKGETRNISLELFKSGKSIEAIANERELNENTIFGHLASFISSGEVKITDLISKVHYQELKQVIPKKTFENVSDLKNQLDDKYSYGELRLVLEDLALSN from the coding sequence ATGCTTATTAATAAAGAACTGGAATTAGCCTGGGAGTTTGTAAATAATACAAATAGATCTGTTTTTTTAACAGGGAAAGCTGGTACGGGAAAGACAACATTTTTACATAAGCTTAAAATGAATAGCTTGAAGCGTATGGTGGTTGTAGCTCCTACGGGTGTCGCTGCTATTAATGCGAAAGGAGTAACGATACATTCATTTTTTCAGATGCCTTTTGGGCCTATTTTGCCTGATACCGATTTGAATGCATCAAAAGGTTTTAATAGAAAATTTAGTAAGACAAAAATCAATATTATAAAGTCTATGGACTTGTTAATTATTGATGAGATTAGTATGGTACGTGCCGATTTATTGGATGGTATAGATAAAACCTTGCGTCGTTTTAGAGTTAGAAATAAGGTGTTTGGTGGTGTACAGTTATTGATGATTGGTGATTTGCAACAATTATCGCCTGTTATTAGAGAGAACGAATGGGAGTTATTAAAACCATTTTATAAAAACAGTTTCTTTTTTAGTAGTCATGCTTATGAGGCTTGTAACGCTGTAACTATTGAATTAAAGCATATTTATAGGCAGGAGAACCCCATGTTTATAAAAATACTAAATGAGATTAGGAATAATGAACTTACAGAAGCTTCGGCAGAAGAATTGAATAAAAGGCACATTCCTAATTTTATTCCAGAACCTGATGCGGGTTATATTTCGTTAACGACTCATAATAATAAAGCGGAGACTACAAATAAAGTTGAGTTAGATAAGTTAAATACTAATACGCATATTTATAAAGCAAAAGTAGAAGGGAAGTTTCCTGAGTTTTCTTTTCCGAATAATGAAGCCATTAGCTTGAAGGTTGGTGCTCAAGTGATGTTTATAAAAAATGACAGTAGTCCTGATAAGCGTTATTATAATGGAAAAATAGGAAAAGTGATTCTTTTAGATACTGATGAAGTTGTTGTGCATTGTCCTGATGATGATTTTAATATTGTTACGACACCTGAGGTGTGGGAGAATATTAACTATACTGTTGATGATGAGACTAAAGCAATAAGGGAAGAGAAAATAGGATCATTTACGCAAATGCCACTACGTTTAGCATGGGCAATTACCATTCATAAAAGTCAAGGGTTAACTTTTGAAAATGCAATTATTGATGCTCAAGGTGCTTTTGCTCACGGACAAACTTACGTGGCACTCAGTAGATGTAAAACATTAGAGGGTTTAGTTTTAAAAAGTAAAATTCATTCTAGCCAGATTATTAGCGATGTTCATGTAATATCGTTTAATAAAAATGCTGAAGAGAATGAGCCAGATGAACACGTTTTAGTGGCTTCACAACAAGCATTTCAACTGGATTTAATATTCGATATTTTTAATTTTTATGAATTTTTATACCCTTTAAATCGGGTTTTAGATATTTATTATAAAAATAGAACTAGTATTGAAGGTAAAGTTGAAGTGCCATTATTAGCTATTAAAGATTGTATTGCTTCCTTTCTAAAAGTAAGTCATAGTTTTAACAGTCAACTAAAACAGCTTTTAGAAAAAGATGTGTTGCCAGAGTTTAGTGAACCTATTCAAGGACGATTTAAAAAGGCTATTCATTATTTTAAAACTGAAACAGAGGAAAAAATAGTGGGATCTTTAAAATCTTTCAGTTTTACAACTGATAATAAAACGGTAAATACTGATATTATTAAAAATATAGATATTATTGAAGAATTACTAGCAACAAAGCTTTTGTTTTTTAATGGTTTATTAGATGATTTTAGTACTAAAATCTTCTTGGAGTTAAGAACTAAAGCTGTCTTTTTAGCAAAAGATAAACCTAAGAAAACAAGAAAAACGGTTATTGATGGTACTACAAATGTTGAATTATTTGAAATATTAAGAGTGCTTAGAAATGAAATTGCAAGTGAAAAGGATTTAATTCATTATCAGGTTTTTTCTCAAAAAGCATTATACGAAATGTGTGAAACCTTACCAGTAACAAAAGAAGAACTTTTGTTAGTTCACGGTATGGGAAAGGTACGCGTTGAAAAATATGGAAGTCTTATTTTAAAAACGATTATAGATTTTTGTGAAGAAAACGATATAGAGGTTTCTAAACCTCAAGATATTTTTGAAAATGAGAAACCTAAAACGAAGAAAGGTGAAACTAGAAACATATCCTTAGAGTTGTTTAAATCTGGAAAATCTATTGAAGCTATTGCTAATGAACGTGAATTGAATGAAAATACTATTTTTGGACACTTAGCTAGTTTTATTAGTTCTGGAGAAGTAAAAATTACAGATTTAATATCTAAAGTGCATTATCAAGAATTAAAACAAGTTATACCTAAGAAGACCTTTGAGAATGTATCCGATTTAAAAAATCAGTTAGATGATAAATATTCTTATGGTGAGTTGCGTTTGGTTCTTGAAGATTTAGCACTTTCTAATTAA